A single window of Sporosarcina sp. 6E9 DNA harbors:
- a CDS encoding flavodoxin codes for MVSFLIAYATWSGNTEEVAELIEEVVLKSDIDVTKYRIGTGLLPDVRAFDALIIGSFTWDKGATPDEVKDFVAEVGYKPSNVYVFGTGDTQFGGDALFCSAAVKLARFYESKYAPLKIEQSPRGTQEIDVINWTEGVIKQWSH; via the coding sequence ATGGTGTCATTCTTAATCGCTTATGCAACTTGGAGCGGAAACACAGAGGAAGTTGCGGAGCTTATTGAAGAGGTTGTCTTGAAATCGGATATCGACGTAACAAAATACAGAATCGGTACGGGGCTACTTCCCGACGTACGTGCGTTTGATGCACTCATTATTGGATCGTTTACATGGGACAAAGGCGCAACGCCTGATGAAGTGAAAGATTTCGTGGCGGAAGTAGGCTATAAACCTTCGAATGTTTACGTTTTTGGAACTGGCGACACGCAATTCGGCGGAGATGCATTATTTTGCAGTGCTGCAGTAAAGTTAGCGCGATTTTACGAGTCGAAATATGCACCGCTGAAAATCGAACAAAGTCCAAGAGGAACACAAGAAATCGATGTAATTAATTGGACGGAAGGGGTTATCAAACAATGGTCACACTAA
- a CDS encoding DUF3169 family protein, protein MKKKKGSLSLFMAVGFAFTFGLIVILWDGFSPSVPYGKELIAFGMLAILLVMSIRIGLIWNQADKKDTPEINIDELEARKEKVAHKFVGSTSLLFIIGATSSFIVGIEWDFGYDLLATVIVILYFAIFIFAIYAQMKAISFHNKYSPAAFVNLKRIDGYKEIFENLDEGEKFEQYRVAYKSFYAMNFLFPATLLTLFFVSIASSPQYVAILVVGALWFIMYMIYHREGAKTH, encoded by the coding sequence ATGAAGAAAAAGAAAGGTTCACTTAGCCTCTTTATGGCTGTTGGGTTCGCGTTTACTTTCGGTTTGATTGTTATATTATGGGATGGGTTCAGCCCCAGCGTACCTTATGGAAAAGAGTTGATAGCTTTTGGAATGCTCGCTATCTTACTTGTCATGTCCATTCGTATTGGATTGATTTGGAATCAGGCTGATAAAAAGGACACGCCAGAGATCAACATCGATGAGCTTGAGGCAAGAAAAGAAAAAGTTGCCCATAAATTTGTCGGCTCTACTTCTTTATTGTTTATCATTGGGGCTACCAGTTCTTTCATCGTCGGAATAGAATGGGACTTTGGCTATGACTTACTTGCAACCGTAATTGTTATTTTATATTTTGCGATTTTTATTTTTGCGATCTATGCTCAAATGAAAGCGATTAGTTTCCATAATAAATACAGTCCTGCTGCATTCGTAAATCTGAAACGAATAGACGGATACAAAGAAATTTTTGAAAATCTGGATGAAGGAGAAAAGTTTGAGCAATATCGTGTTGCGTATAAATCCTTTTATGCCATGAACTTCCTCTTTCCCGCTACACTCCTTACCCTATTTTTTGTCTCTATCGCATCTAGCCCACAATACGTCGCAATCTTGGTAGTCGGTGCACTGTGGTTCATCATGTATATGATTTACCACCGTGAAGGTGCCAAAACACACTAA
- a CDS encoding helix-turn-helix transcriptional regulator, translated as MAILLNRLKELRARDGLSQTELAKLTDSSRQTISLIERGDYLPSILIAMKIAKVFQLPVDEVFSIKEEEK; from the coding sequence ATGGCGATATTACTTAATCGTTTAAAAGAATTACGTGCTAGAGACGGACTCAGTCAAACTGAGTTAGCTAAATTAACCGATTCCTCAAGACAAACAATTAGTTTAATTGAACGAGGCGATTATTTACCATCTATTTTAATTGCGATGAAAATCGCGAAAGTATTTCAACTGCCTGTGGACGAAGTATTTTCAATAAAGGAGGAAGAGAAATGA
- a CDS encoding ribonucleoside-diphosphate reductase subunit alpha, which produces MTTKIKTPKIDQLLHKLQNEFGEQKIAPLLKVSARWIERHPDGQRSEWAKAMVLEAISFVAEDETYWTFVAARIYLEEVYAHEEKQRGKSVYADFAGHVESLVQKGLYTPVLTEKYSKADLDYLGSVIEPERDKLFTYIGLKTLIDRYVAVDFTKKPVELPQERWLVIAMTLMQDETENRLEKVAESYWAMSNLYMTVATPTLSNAGKPHGQLSSCFIDTVDDSLQGIYDSNTDIANLSKYGGGIGVYMGKVRSRGSSIRGFKGASSGVLPWIKQLNNTAVSVDQLGQRQGAIAVYLDVFHKDIFTFLDLKLNNGDERMRAHDIFTGVCLPDIYMEAVEARGDWHLFDPHEVREVMGYSLEDSYDEKRGEGSFREKYAECVNHPELSRETMPAIDLMKRILRSQLETGVPFMFYRDEVNRANANKHEGMIYSSNLCSEIAQNMSATEFESVTLEDDIVVTRSKPGDFVVCNLSSINLGKAVPANVLERLIKIQVRMLDNVIDLNKIPVVQAARTNSRYRGIGLGTFGWHHLLALKNIQWESDEAVEYADTLYERIAYLTISASMEISKEKGAYPLFEGSDWQTGDYFDNKGYDSKEWRELRFEVAMNGMRNGYLMAVAPNSSTSVIAGSTASIDPIFKPFFHEEKKDYKLPTVAPDLDHNTYDIYRRSAYIVDQRWSVKQNAARQRHIDQAISFNIYVPNTIRASVLLDLHIQAWKSGMKTTYYTRSSATDIAECEWCHS; this is translated from the coding sequence ATGACGACTAAAATTAAAACACCAAAAATTGATCAGCTATTACATAAATTACAAAACGAGTTTGGCGAACAGAAAATAGCACCGTTACTTAAAGTGAGCGCACGTTGGATAGAAAGGCATCCTGACGGGCAACGTTCTGAATGGGCGAAGGCAATGGTGCTCGAGGCAATCAGTTTTGTCGCAGAAGACGAAACTTACTGGACGTTTGTTGCTGCAAGAATTTATCTTGAAGAAGTCTATGCGCACGAAGAAAAGCAACGCGGTAAATCGGTCTATGCTGATTTTGCTGGCCATGTGGAAAGTTTAGTGCAAAAGGGTTTATACACACCCGTATTAACCGAAAAATACTCAAAAGCAGATTTGGATTATCTGGGAAGTGTCATTGAACCCGAACGAGACAAGTTATTTACCTATATTGGATTAAAAACGTTAATAGATCGTTATGTTGCAGTTGATTTCACTAAAAAGCCAGTGGAACTTCCGCAAGAACGTTGGCTCGTCATTGCCATGACGCTAATGCAGGACGAAACGGAAAATCGTCTAGAAAAAGTAGCTGAATCCTATTGGGCGATGAGCAATTTATATATGACCGTTGCAACACCTACATTGTCGAATGCAGGAAAACCACATGGCCAATTATCAAGTTGTTTTATCGACACGGTAGACGATTCTTTGCAAGGCATTTACGACAGCAATACAGATATCGCCAATTTGTCGAAATACGGCGGCGGAATCGGTGTTTATATGGGGAAAGTTAGAAGTCGTGGCTCCTCGATTCGTGGATTTAAAGGTGCATCAAGCGGTGTTCTACCATGGATTAAACAATTAAATAATACAGCGGTTAGTGTCGATCAGCTTGGTCAAAGACAAGGTGCGATTGCTGTATACCTAGATGTTTTCCACAAAGATATTTTCACATTCCTCGATTTGAAATTAAACAACGGGGACGAGCGCATGCGGGCGCATGATATTTTTACAGGCGTCTGTTTACCGGATATTTATATGGAGGCAGTCGAAGCACGTGGAGATTGGCATCTGTTTGATCCGCATGAAGTTCGGGAAGTGATGGGCTATTCACTGGAAGATTCCTACGATGAAAAACGGGGCGAGGGTTCATTCCGTGAAAAGTATGCGGAATGCGTCAATCATCCAGAACTTAGCCGAGAAACAATGCCGGCGATTGACTTAATGAAGCGAATTTTACGAAGCCAACTAGAAACAGGCGTGCCGTTCATGTTTTACCGCGACGAAGTGAACCGTGCCAATGCGAATAAACATGAAGGAATGATTTACTCATCGAATTTGTGTTCAGAAATTGCTCAAAACATGAGTGCGACGGAATTTGAATCTGTCACACTCGAAGATGATATTGTTGTTACCCGTTCAAAACCAGGCGACTTTGTTGTTTGTAATCTGTCTTCCATTAACCTTGGAAAAGCAGTTCCAGCGAACGTGTTAGAACGACTAATTAAAATTCAAGTACGCATGCTCGATAACGTCATTGATTTGAATAAAATCCCTGTCGTACAAGCGGCTCGAACAAATTCTAGATACCGTGGAATTGGACTAGGGACATTCGGTTGGCATCATTTACTTGCACTGAAAAATATACAATGGGAATCAGACGAAGCAGTAGAGTACGCTGATACATTATATGAACGGATTGCTTACCTTACTATTTCCGCTTCGATGGAAATATCAAAAGAAAAAGGGGCCTATCCTTTATTCGAAGGATCCGACTGGCAGACTGGAGACTATTTCGATAACAAAGGATACGATTCAAAAGAATGGCGTGAACTGCGCTTTGAAGTGGCAATGAATGGGATGCGAAATGGCTATTTGATGGCTGTTGCACCGAATTCTTCCACATCGGTAATTGCAGGTTCAACTGCTTCCATCGATCCGATTTTCAAACCGTTTTTCCATGAGGAGAAAAAGGATTATAAATTGCCAACAGTGGCACCGGACTTGGATCATAATACGTATGACATTTATCGCCGTTCCGCCTATATTGTCGATCAACGTTGGTCCGTCAAACAAAATGCGGCTCGGCAGCGCCATATTGACCAAGCAATTTCTTTCAATATTTACGTCCCGAATACGATTCGTGCTTCCGTTTTACTCGACTTGCATATTCAAGCATGGAAGTCAGGCATGAAAACAACTTATTACACGCGTTCAAGCGCCACGGATATTGCGGAGTGTGAATGGTGTCATTCTTAA